The Odocoileus virginianus isolate 20LAN1187 ecotype Illinois chromosome 2, Ovbor_1.2, whole genome shotgun sequence genomic interval GGAGGTGCGCCAAGCTCCTGAGAGAGGCGAGTCTCCACCCAGGCTGAGTCCCAGCCTGACGGGAGTCCGGGTTCACTCTAGCTCCTGGGGCCTCCAGGGTATTGACGCCAGGAGGGGGCCCTGGAGGCTGGGGCGGGCGGGGCAGGGCAGGCTGGCCTCTTCCGGTTTCCACCCAGCAGGGTCCTGCCTGGGGGGCACAGGCCCTGTGGACCCCGTGTCGGGCTCCCCACCGTGCTAACCCTTCAGCTGCATGGCCCCCTCTGTCTCAACAGCCCCGAGAGACGGGACTGTGACCCCACTTTACAGGTAGAGAAACTGAGGGCCAGGCCACTCAGCTAGGACGCACACTCCTGGCCGGGGCCCTCGGATGAGGGCGGCACCCTGAGGCCCTGCCCTTCCATGTCACAGGAGCTGACCTAGGggagcccccgccccccaccgggGTGCTTCCAGCCCTGGGGGGGCCACCGGCATGTGCTCCGCCCAAATAAACTCCACAGCCGAACCCATGGTCCCGTCTTTcctgggggggaggggtggcaggcGGGCTGGTGGGGTGTGTGTCCCGTGACTGCCCTCCACATCGCAGCAGACCTGGCTCTCGGGAGTCTGGATTCACCCTGACTGGGGGGGTCACCCGCCCCTGGGTGGGCTTCTCCCGCTGTGGCTGAGACGACTGCGGGCAGGCCGGCTCCCGCTGTCCCCGTATCCCTTCCGCCGGCCCGTGCTGCTCAGCGCCTGCgggctgggctgccctgggcccCCTGGTCCCTCCTCTGGTCCCCGAGAGACCGCGGCAGCCCCAGGCTGGCCCCGAGCCGAGCTCCTCCCAGGTGGAAGGTGACCATGGCTGCCGCCTATCTATCTTCGCCTGGCTCCCTGCTGGCCTGAGCTCAAATCCATGGGCGTTAGGTCAGGCCCTCTCGGCCACAGCTGCCCTAGCCCGGCCCCTGCTGGCTCCATCTCTGGTCAGCCTGGCCCTCCTCAGTGCCTGGGGGCACCCCCCACGGCTGCAATGTGTGGCCACACCCTCCTTCTTTGGCTGGGGCAGGGCAGAGAATGTGGGTGGGTGTCCTCCCCCTGCCCACGTGCAGAGCAGGATCACAGGGCTTCTGAGCACAGCTGAGGGACTGGTGAGGCCCATCCGGCAGAGAAGAGAGACCCTGCTGACCCCACCGGGCCACCAGAAAGCCTGCAGGAGTAAGGCCCACCCTCGAGGGGCGGGCCTGTCTAAGACGGGTCCAGAAAGACGAACAGGGGGATGTTCGGAGGCTGCGCTCCAACGCATGCAAGGTGCCTGGGGAGTGCCTGGCCTTCCACCCAGACCTGTCTGGCCAGAGCTCGGGGGAGCAGGGCCGTCTGCCTCAGCTGGACCTCCGGATAGAAGGGTCTAGGAtgtctgcttgggctgccataacacaGAAGCCGCTGAACGCGGTACAGAAGCAACGGGGGTACAGAAGCAGGCCGGAAGTCTGAGGTCAGGGTGCTAAGAGGCTGGTGCCTGGCGGGGGCCCCCATGACGGCTTGTGGATGGCAGCGTTCCCGTCACACCCTCTTCTCTGCACACGTGGGGGCAGGTCTCTGGGATCCTGCCCTCTTCTAAGGGGCCCAGCCCTACCCCACTTCACTTTCACCCCCTGGAAGGCCCCAGAGGCGTGGCCAAGTACATCAAGTCCAGTACGAGGGCTTCAGTACAGGAAGGCGGACGGGGACAATTCAGAGGGCGATGACGGAGACCAGGGCTCCCACCAAGTGTCCTCCACGAGACCTGGCACGGAAGTTACtgcacagaaagagaaaggggaaaacgCAGTCTGTGGTTTAAAACAAGGAGTTAAtaaaaactggggcttccctggtggctcagatggtaaggaatctgcctgcaactgatgactgatgattttgaactctggtgttttGACCCAGGTTCAacggggtcgcaacgagtcagacacgactgagtgattcacACTTTCACTTACTCCTCACCCACAGTGAGTCCTCAGGCCGACCTTTACTGACAGGGTGTGTGCATCGCTCCTGCTACAAGTATATTTCTGTTTGTCTTGACTTGTATTTTGCCTTTGGAAGTTTGATGCCAGCTTGTTCTCACCCTTGAAAGTAATTTGATCATTTGCCTGGAGACCCTGATGAATTTTCCTTTATTGGTAAAGTCTGAGAGTCAatttctttcctgagaacaatTAGCTCTTACtgaattctttcctgtttttgttcatttctgctcttagttaattaaaaaaatatatttcaagatgTTCTTCTAATGtctttcaattctttggcataTTTAGTTCAGTTTGGAGTTTCATGTTATAGTTATTGCTTTCCACATACGCTCCTCTCCCCATGGTGGGAtttccattagaagaaatgttttcatcctttccttgatttcttcttCTAAGAGCAAAGTATGAAGACTCCTTAAGTCTATTCATCTCTTGAACGGGATTGGCAGTTTGCATGACTTTCAAGATTCCTAATTCATATGCATCCATATGCAGAggactctttcagttcagttcaattagttcagttgctcagtcgtgtctgactctttgtgaccccatggaccgcagcatgccaggcctccctgtccatcaccaactcccagagcttgctcaagctcatgtccaccgagtcggtgatgccatccagccatctcagcctgtGTCGTTaccttcccctcctgctttcaatctttcccagaatcagggtcttttccagtgagtcagttctttccatcagggggccaaagtataggagcttcatctttagcatcagtccttccagtgaatattcaggactggtttcctttaggatggactggtttgatctccttgttgtccaggggactctcaagagtcttttccaacatcacagttcaaaatcatcaattcttgagtgctcagctttatttatggtccaactctcacatccatacataactactggaaaaaccatagctttgactagacagacctttatcggcaaagcaatgtctctgctttttaatatgctgtctaggttggtcatagtttctcttccaaggagcaagcatcttttaatttcatggctgcagtcaccatctgcagtgattttggagtcccccaaaataaagtctctcactgtttccattgtttccccatctatttgtcatgaagtgatggaaccagatgccaggatcttcattttttgagtgttgagttttaagccagctttttcactttcctcttcactttgatcaagaggctctttagttcctctttgctttctgccataaaggtggtgtcatctgcatatctgcggttattgatatttctcttggcaatcttgattccagcttgtgcttcatggagcccagcattttgcatgatgtactctgcatataagttaaataagcagggtaacaatatacagccttgatgtactcctttcccaacttggaaccagtctgttgttccatatctgactctaactgttgcttcttgacctgcatacagatttctcaggagacaggtaaggtggtctggtattcccatctcttgaagaattttccacagtttgttgcaatccacacaaaggctttggtgtagtcaataaagcagaagtagatgattttctgggaactctcttgctttttctgtgatccaatggatgttggcaagttgatctctggttcctctgccttttctaaattcagcttgaacatctggaagttctcagttcacatgctgttgaagcctagcttggagaattttgagcactactttgctagtgtgtgagatgagtgcaattgtgcagtagtgtgagcattctttgatGTTGCCTTtcgttgggattggaatgaaaactgagctttccagtcctgtggccactgaaaattttccaactttgctggcatattgagtgcagcactttcacagcatcatcttttaggatttgaaacagctcaactgaaattccatcatctccactagctttgttcttagtgatgtttcctaaggcccacttgactttgcattccaggatgtctggctctaggtgagtgatcacactgtcgtggttatctgggtcattaaaatcttttttgtatagttcttctgcatattcttgccaccccttcttaatatcttctgcttctgttaggtccatagcattgctgtcctttattgagcccatctttgcatgaaatgttcttttggtttctcttaattttcttgaagagatctctagtttttcccattctattgtttttctctatttcttcgcattgatctctgaggaaggctttcttatctctttctattcttaggaactctgcattccgatgggtatatctttccttttctcctttgcctttagcttctctccttttcccagctatttgaaaggcctcctcagacaaccattttgccctttttcattagtttttcttggggatggttttgacactgcctcttgtacaatgccATGAGCtttcatccacagttcttcagatactctatcagatttagtcccttgaatctatttgtcatttccccTGTACaagcataagggatttgacttaggtcatacctgaatggtgtagtggttttgcctagtttcttcaatataagtctaaattttgcaattaggagttcatgatctgagctacagtcagctcccagtcttatttttgctgactgcacAGAACGTCTCCTTAATGGACTCTCTTTAACGGGTGGCATTTGggcactggtgtgtgtgtgaagtttgTCTCGCTTTTGTCTTGAAGGATCCTACATTTACAGGTGTTTATTTTGCTCCACTACCCCATGTGGAAAGGCACCCTTGCCCTTTCTAACACTCCTCCTTCCCAAAAGTGATGCCTTTCTGAAGTCGCCGCTGAGCCCCAAACTGCCCTGTGGTCCCGTCTTGGTGGCTGGTCTACATCCCTGTTGGAGTTCTGGACCTATTTCAGATCAGTCTTAGGGCACTTGtccatctcctctcctctccacaATCTTTCTTAGTTCTCCAGGAAGTCTTAAGACAGAGGCGAGAGAGAGATCTTTGGTGGACTTTGGGGTTTTTTACTTACAAGAAATATGACGTTTCTATTTTTCATGATTTGTgtggttgcattttttttttcaggactaTGCAGAGATTTAGTTTTAATGATGGTCActcagcaaaagagacacagatgtatagaacagtcttttggactctatgggagagggcaagggtgggatgatttgggagaatggcattgaaacatgtatattatcatcatcagtccaggttcgatgcatgagacagggtgctccgggctggtgcactgggataaccctgagggatgggatggggagggaggcgggaggggggtcgggatggggaacacatgtacacccatggcggattcatgtcaatgtatggcaaaaccactacaatattgtaaagtaattagcctccaattaaaataaatatatatttttaaaaattgtcactaTCTTGTTTTACACAGATGTTCAACTGCCTTTTTTATAGTTTCATCTTTAGAGTTTATAATGTTTTGTGAAAATGCAATACAGTTTCAAATATGGTTCTCACCTCGTGAAGCAGAGTAATCTTAGCTGTTTCCACAGCCTCTGTGCAGTCTGAGTGTCTGAGTACCCTCCCCCCCACTCACGTCCTGGCACTCTGCTCAGTATCATGTGGCCGCCTGGGTGGCGCGGGGTTTGGGGGAGCATGGTACATGTGTAGGGCTGGGTCCCcccgttcacctgaaaccatcatgagattgttaattggctataccccaatagaaaataaaaagtttaaatttaaaaaaagagtctgtgtacatatatactatatatatatataagaagttctaattctttggccacctgatgtgaagaactgactcattggaaaagaccctgatgctgggaaagattgaaggcgggaggagaaggggacaacagaggatgagatggctgaatggcatcaccgactcgatggacatgagtttgagtaagctctaggaattggtgatggacagggaagcctggtgtgctgcagtccattgggtcacaacgagtcagacacgactgagcgactgaactgaattgatacacacacacatatatataaaactgaatcactttctgtaTAGCAATAATTAACAtgacactgtaaataaactatatttcaataaaataattaaaaatttttttaaaaagtcataaagtgaaagtcctgtccaactctttgagacccaatggactatacagtccatggaatcctccaggccagattactggagtgggttctactcccttctccagttgatcttcctgattcagagatccaacctgggtctcctgcattgtaggcagattctctaccgttaCCAGGGTAGTCATTGGACCTATACatctgaaagtcactcagtcatgcccgactctgcgacccagagtcggtatagtccatgggattctccaggccagaatactggagtgggtagttgtttccttttccaggtgatcttcccaagccagggattgaacccaggtcacctgcactgCAGCTGACACCCTAAGCCCTGATGTGATGGGACTGaggggtggggcctttgggaggtgattaggtcatgagggtggagcctcaTGATGGGAatggtggtttggtggtttagttgctaagccatgtccgactctgtgaccccatggaccatagcctgccaggttcctctccccacgggattttccagacaagaatactggagtgggttgctatttgcttctccaggggatcttcccaaaacagggattgaacctgggtctcctgcatttcgggCGGTCTCTttaccaagccaccagggaagcccaatgggtCTGCTTCCAGCATCTGCTTTTTTCTGCTGTCTCACTCACCGAGTCTTCATCTCCCAGGTGTTTTCTCAGGAAATCCtgcttgaaaaaataatgaacaagGATAATGTGAAGGTTGGGGTGATGTTTTTGTCTTTCACTGTCGTTTTCTCCCATCAGGTGTCTGGGAGGCTGGTGGTCAGGTGGGAACCCTGACCACCaacagttctaactattgcctccttacctgcatacaggtttctcaagaggcaggtcaggtggtctggtattcccatctctttcagaattttccacagtttattctgatccacacagtcaaaggctttggcatagtcaataaagcagaaatagatgcttttctggaatgctcttgtcAAGAGTGTATGTCtattacactttaataaaactttgctacacaaaaagctctgagtagtcaagccttgtctctggccctggatagAAATCCTCTCCTGTGGAGGTCACGAATCCCGGCATAGCACACGACTCATCACCGCAACCTTTCACTGGCACCACCAACCCAGTGCCAAAGCCTATCAGTGCAGCCTCCAAATGCAGCCCACAGCACCCCTGCCTGCTCCATCGCTGAAGCACCCTCTAAACCTTAGCAGATGCTCTCCTGGAAGGCTGGCTCCCAATCAAGCAGGAAGGCCATGTGTCCACCATGCTGACATCCTTGCCCGGGGCCCTCCCGGTGCAATCAGAAGAACTGAAGCTCCCACCAGGCTTCAAGTCACAGAAGGCTGTGGCCGGAGACCCTAACTTACAGCCCAACCCTTGCCTGACCCTCAGATCCAGTCACTTGGGCCTCCTGAAGCTTATCAAGTAAGCCAGGGCTCAGTCCCACGTGGTTGAGGGTCCTCTGCTTGACCCTCTGCATCCCCGCCCCCATTTTGTCTTCCTGACCTCTCCCCACGTCTGTTTACCTGTCTGCTCTACGAGGGGTAGGGACTCTGACTCCTCGGTGGGACCCCCGGCTCCGAGGACAGGACTAACACCAAGTATGGGCTCACAGTGTTTGGGGAGTTAACCCACTAAACCATTTTTAGATGCGCCACCCCATATCCCGTGGTCGTCTTCAGTACAGGTAATCCCTTACGCAAAGCCCACCCCAACAAATTACTAACAGTAATCAAATCTCTAACAGCTTGGAGACAAGGCAGGCAACCCAGGCCATACACCACCAGCCTGCGACCACCCGCAAATCTGAGCCCTGCACTTGGAGGCGCGCGCAGGCCCGCCCCCTCCGCTCCGGCCGGAGcaagccccgccccgccccatccGGCCCTCGATCTGTCCGGCCCGCCCCCTCCGCTCCGGCCCgcacaggccccgccccgccccatccGGCCCCGCACAGGCCCCGCCCAGCGCCCCGGCCCTCCCCATCCGGCCCCGCCCCCCCCGGCCTGGTGTAGGTCTGCCAGCCCGTTCCTCGCGCCGAGCCAGCCATGGTGAACCTGGGCCTGTCCCGGGTGGACGACGCCGTGGCCAGCAAGCACCCGGTGAGAAGGCCGGCCTGGACGCGGGCCCCGACCTCAGAAGCTGACCTGAGCGGGGCGGGGGCCTTGGTGGGAGTACCTTCCTCGGGGAGGCGAAGAGGGACAGAGGCGTGGGACCCTCTTGCGGTGGTGGTGGAGGCCTGCCGCCTGCGGGGGCACGGGGGCAGGTGCGGTGTGTCTGGGTCCCAGGGCCTCACGATGAGTGGTCCCCTCCCCCGGGGCCGGAGTGCGCCCTAGAGAGGGACAGGAGGGGCAGGGAACTGAGACTTCAACCCCTTTTCCATCCCAGGGACTAGGTGAGTACGCCGCGTGCCAGTCGAACGCTTTCGTGAAGGGCGTTTCCACCTTTGTCACAGGTAGGCTGGGTCCGGGGTGTGAGGTCAAACCCTGACTCCCCAGCAAGTGGCGCCAGGTCACCAGCCCGCAGTgctgggagcctggcaggtgctgCGGGCGCGCCGGCTCTGCCGCGGTGGTCCCCTGGCCAGCCCTGCGGACAAGCTGGCTGATGGGGACCGTGGCTCTTGGCAGGCACCGGTGCGACCTTCGGCCTGCAGATGCTGGTCCAGAGGAAGCTTCCATGCCCCTTTCAGTGGAAGGTGCTGGTGGCTGTGGGTGGGTACTCCAGCCTGGGACCCCTGAAATGCACCCCAGTTGCCGCTGGCTCTTCAGCAGAAGTGGGTTCCCACTAGGGGTGGGTGGCTGTGGTTCTGGGCATGCCCATCCCactgacccctgacccctgctCCCCAGTCGCAGGCTCAGTGGCCAGCTACTGGGTGACCCGCGTAGAGTCGCAGAAATGCAGCGACCTCTGGCTCTTCCTGGAGACAGGGCAGCTCCCCAGAGACATGCACACAGGTGAGAGTCCCCAGGGCAGTGGGACGCAGAACCGAGGCGCCAGTGCCCAGAGCTGGAGGCAGCAAGCCCAGGCTGCACAGGCCTGTCCCCTTGACATGCGCACGAGGGGCGCAGACGGGAAGGAGAGGGCCCATGTGCAGGAGGCGGACGCAGGAGGGGGTGGGTGGCCCTGGGGGAGTGAGtgcagagggaggagggcagacACCCCAAAAGAGCGGCTGGATGGAAAGGCCCTGCATCGGACACCAGGCTGGCTGATCTCAGGTCTGGCCCCCACTGCCTGCACCCCTCCtgttccaagcctcagtttttgcCTCCAGAAAATGGGCACAGGGACTGGGATCAGCTTTGGCGTGTGGTTCTAGCTGTCTTCTCTGCTTCCTACAGATCGGCGTAGCTAGGAGCACTCCAGCCGGGGCACCGGAGACCTGGGGCCAGACAGTTCTAGAACACAGCCCTCGGCCCCTCTGTACCCTAGGTTGGCCCTCCTCGCACCCGTGGCCCCCGCACACAGGCATGACCAGGTCTGTTGAACCTGTGCAGACTGCTCCTGCCCAGCCTGACTGCCCAGGAGCTCAAGCCAGGAGCCTCTGTTCCTGGGGCGGCTGTCCTCCTGCAGGTGGACACAGCACTGGGGAGGACCAGCATGCCTTTGGGGGcggccctggggcagggaggggcttcTGCACTCTGCCACTGACACTCCCTTTCTGGCCCTGCATCCCCCACCCATGCCAGTCAGAGATGACAGTTCCCCCCGGGGGCTGGGGAACTAATAAACACCTTGTCCTGTTTCCCACCTAAGTTCTAAAGCAGTCAGGGAACAAGTCAGAGCAGTAAGAAGATGACAGAAACATCTCCTTGGAACCACACCGCTGACGGAAGGAGGCACCAGGGCAGTTCTGAATCTGAACCCCAGAATTAGACATCTGGGGCGCCGCACATGCTTTTCAcgagggctggggcgggggggcacAGAGCAGGTGTGTGCAGCCAAACAACATCTGGCTttcaggagaggagggcaggaagtGACCACACCCAGCTGCCTACCATTCCAACCCAACTGTCAGATTCAGTCACTTTTCTCTGGCAGGAGGACAAAGTGAGGGGTGCAGGGAACCAGAGCCAGCTGACTGGAGCTCTGTCCACACGGAGGAAGGCTCCTGAGTGGGCAGGGTTGTCCAGCTCAGCCACAGCCCACAGAGGGAGAGGGAGCGGAAGAGATGACCCGAAGCCTGGACAGAGCCGTCGTCCtttccagcaggctcctccggaACACTGAAGGTGCACCTCCCAGGTTCTCGATGCTCCAGGCCCAGCCCCGCCCTGCTGGCCTGGCCCGTCACTCAAAAGAACATCTATTGCACACTTATGTGTACCAAGGAATCTGTGTGTAGGAAGGCAAAATGGTAACCATGGCATAAGTCAGCTAGAGTTTGCGTTTTCTTTCGTGTAGAAGCCCAAGTGGGTGGCCAGGGGCCAACAGGGAGTCAGGAGCCCAGGCTCCTCTTACTGTGCTCTCTGCTGTAAGGGCCCCCATTCCAAACCTATCTCATGGTGCCAAGCAGCCGTACCAGCTCCAGCCATCGTGCCTGCATCCCtgtgaagaggaaggagaaagggagaggagagtGATTCACTCGCCACTCCTGTGTTCACTCCATGGGCTAGAACTAAGTCAGGAGAGACACCTAGTGCAAAGGCCCCTAGGACGGCGGCCTTGCTCCGGGCAGCATGTGTCCCCCTAAGGCTTGGGTTCTCTATCTGAGGAGAGGCGAACCAGTATCAGGGAACAGGCTCTGCATCACCCCAGGGAGAAGAGGGGCAGCGAAGGAGTAGACCGTGCCCATGGCAGGTCCTTCCTGAGGGTAAGACCTGGGCTCGGGGGGGCAGAGGATGAACCTGGAGTTTCAGATGGAACTGAAAACAGAGAGGGAGCGGAATGGAAAAGGGCCTGTGTGAGAGGTCACAGAAGAAGATGCGAGCTGCAGCAGCACACGGGTGAGGCCACTGCTGTGGCTGAATCGTCTCCCCCAGGCTCACAAGTGTGCAGCCCTGCCCCAGGACCTCAGGGTGTGACTGCATCTAGAGACCCGCCCTTTAGAGGGGCTGTtaccagttgctcagtcgtgtccgactccttgcaacaccatggacagtagcatgccaggcctccctgtccttcaccatctcccagagtttgctcaaactcatgttcaatgagttggtgatgccatccacccatctcatcctctgttatccccctttttcctcttgccctcaatctttcccagcatcagggtcttttccaatcagtcagctcttcacaccaggttgctaaagtattggagtttcagcttcagcatcagtccttccagtgaatattcagggttgatttcctttgggtttgactggtttgatcttgcagtccaagggactctcaagaattttctccagcaccacagtttgaaagctttctttggtgctcagccttctttaaaggGGTAACTAAATTAAACGGGGATGGGCCCTCATCCCGTCAGACTGGTGTGCTTATCAGAGTCGGTTGGGACCCAGAGAGTCCAAGGTAAGGACCCCATGAGTACACAGCAGGAAGGCGGCATCTACCAGCCTGGGGGAGAGGCCTCAGCAGAAGCCGGCCCCgcgacaccttgatctcagactgcCAGCCTCCAGGTTGCACgacaataaattcctgttgtttgaGCTGCCGGGTCTGTGGTGCTTTGTTTCGGCAGCCCTGGCAAACTCCTGCATGTTGGGAAAAGTACCCCAGCTGGTGCGCACCCCCTGGAACCCCAGGCTTGAGCCACGTGGCTCTAAGGCAGCCTTGGGCTGGGGGTGCAGAAGGAGGGCACTGGCCCCTCCTGTAGGTAGTCAGGTGAAGTGGTTGAAAATCactgtgtgtccaactcttcgcaacgccatggactgtagcccaccagactcctctgtccacggggattctccaggcaagaatactgaagtgagttgccatgccctcctccaggggatcatccccacccagggatcgaactcaggtctcctgcactgcgggcggattctttaccacctgagccaccctGGAGGCCAGACTTATCTCTGGAGTGAGTGCAAGCTGAAACCAGATCCAGGGCTTCGCCAGGGAAGTGGGGGTCTGCCGGGAGCCGTTATGGGAGGTCCTGCCCGTGACGAGGTCGTGAAGAAAACACTgggcaggcaaggccgtccggGACCCCGTCCATGACGAGGTCGCcaggaaaaaacctgacaggcaaggccgtctaggatgaGGGagcctccaggttggcctcggcctctaccccaccctgcaTCCTCCCcgcttttctgctgttgttcttgttcgcc includes:
- the TMEM141 gene encoding transmembrane protein 141, with amino-acid sequence MVNLGLSRVDDAVASKHPGLGEYAACQSNAFVKGVSTFVTGTGATFGLQMLVQRKLPCPFQWKVLVAVVAGSVASYWVTRVESQKCSDLWLFLETGQLPRDMHTDRRS